A region from the Acinonyx jubatus isolate Ajub_Pintada_27869175 chromosome C2, VMU_Ajub_asm_v1.0, whole genome shotgun sequence genome encodes:
- the LOC128315085 gene encoding keratin-associated protein 10-7-like isoform X4 — translation MADPCCSRTCVIAASTLSVCSSDLSYGSRVCLPGSSDSCPDPSWQVDDCPESCCEPPCCAPAPCLTLLCGPSSPCQGDCCTPACCKPVCCTPACCKPVCCTPVCCKPVCCTPVCCKPVCCTPVCCEDSPCTTSSCCQPSCCTSSPCQGDCRTPARCKPICCTPACCKPVCCTPVCCKPVCCTPVCCKPVCCTPVCCKPVCCTPVCCKPVCCTPVCCEDSPCTTSSCCQPSCCTSSPCQGDCCTPACCKPCCTPVCCEDSPCSAPSCCQPSPCCRLSCVSLLCRLMCRPSCCTPVCCKPVCCTPVCCEDSPCSAPSCCQPSPCCRPSSCVSLLCRPVCRPTCCTPPSPCCRPSSCVSLLCRPVCRPACCAPASSCCTPASPCRPSCCRPASCVSLLCRPACPNPACCGPASGQSCC, via the exons ATGGCTGACCCCTGCTGCTCTAGGACTTGTGTTATTGCCGCGTCCACCCTGTCCGTCTGCTCCAGCGACCTGAGCTACGGCAGCCGCGTCTGCCTGCCCGGATCCTCGGACTCCTGCCCCGACCCCTCCTGGCAGGTGGACGACTGCCCAGAGAGCTGCTGCGAGCCCCCGTGctgcgcccccgccccctgcctgaCCCTCCTGtgcggcccctcctccccctgccagggaGACTGCTGCACCCCTGCGTGCtgcaagcccgtctgctgcacccctgcgtgctgcaagcccgtctgctgcacccctgtgtgctgcaagcccgtctgctgcacccctgtgtgctgcAAGCCCGTGTgctgcacccctgtgtgctgcGAGGACTCCCCCTGCACAACCTCTTCATGCTGCCAGCCGTCCTGTtgcacctcctccccctgccagggaGACTGCCGCACCCCTGCGCGCTGCAAGCCCATCTGCTGCACCCCTGCGTGCtgcaagcccgtctgctgcacccctgtctgctgcaagcccgtctgctgcacccctgtgtgctgtaagcccgtctgctgcacccctgtctgctgcaagcccgtctgctgcacccctgtctgctgcaagcccgtctgctgcacccctgtctgctgcGAGGACTCCCCCTGCACAACCTCTTCATGCTGCCAGCCGTCCTGCtgcacctcctccccctgccagggaGACTGCTGTACCCCTGCGTGCTGCAAGCCCTGCTGTACCCCTGTCTGCTGCGAGGACtccccctgctcagccccctcctgctgccagcccagcccctgctgcagaCTCTCCTGCGTGTCCCTGCTCTGCCGCCTCATGTGCAGGCCCTcctgctgcacccctgtgtgctgcaagcccgtctgctgcacccctgtgtgctgcGAGGACtccccctgctcagccccctcctgctgccagcccagcccctgctgcagaCCCTCCTCCTGCGTGTCCTTGCTCTGCCGCCCCGTGTGCAGGCCCAcctgctgcacccct cccagcccctgctgcagaCCCTCCTCCTGCGTGTCCCTGCTCTGCCGCCCCGTGTGCAGGCCCGCCTGCtgtgcccctgcctcctcctgctgcacccctgcctccccctgccggCCCAGCTGCTGCCGCCCGGCCTCCTGCGTGTCCCTGCTCTGCCGCCCCGCGTGCCCCAACCCTGCCTGCTGCGGCCCCGCCTCAGGCCAGTCCTGCTGCTGA
- the LOC128315085 gene encoding keratin-associated protein 10-7-like isoform X2 — protein sequence MADPCCSRTCVIAASTLSVCSSDLSYGSRVCLPGSSDSCPDPSWQVDDCPESCCEPPCCAPAPCLTLLCGPSSPCQGDCCTPACCKPVCCTPACCKPVCCTPVCCKPVCCTPVCCKPVCCTPVCCEDSPCTTSSCCQPSCCTSSPCQGDCRTPARCKPICCTPACCKPVCCTPVCCKPVCCTPVCCKPVCCTPVCCKPVCCTPVCCKPVCCTPVCCEDSPCTTSSCCQPSCCTSSPCQGDCCTPACCKPCCTPVCCEDSPCSAPSCCQPSPCCRLSCVSLLCRLMCRPSCCTPVCCKPVCCTPVCCEDSPCSAPSCCQPSPCCRPSSCVSLLCRPVCRPTCCTPVCCKPTCCTPVCCKPICCTPVCCKPVCCTHVCCEDSPCSPPSCCQPSPCCRPSSCVSLLCRPVCRPACCAPASSCCRPASCVSLLCRPACPNPACCGPASGQSCC from the exons ATGGCTGACCCCTGCTGCTCTAGGACTTGTGTTATTGCCGCGTCCACCCTGTCCGTCTGCTCCAGCGACCTGAGCTACGGCAGCCGCGTCTGCCTGCCCGGATCCTCGGACTCCTGCCCCGACCCCTCCTGGCAGGTGGACGACTGCCCAGAGAGCTGCTGCGAGCCCCCGTGctgcgcccccgccccctgcctgaCCCTCCTGtgcggcccctcctccccctgccagggaGACTGCTGCACCCCTGCGTGCtgcaagcccgtctgctgcacccctgcgtgctgcaagcccgtctgctgcacccctgtgtgctgcaagcccgtctgctgcacccctgtgtgctgcAAGCCCGTGTgctgcacccctgtgtgctgcGAGGACTCCCCCTGCACAACCTCTTCATGCTGCCAGCCGTCCTGTtgcacctcctccccctgccagggaGACTGCCGCACCCCTGCGCGCTGCAAGCCCATCTGCTGCACCCCTGCGTGCtgcaagcccgtctgctgcacccctgtctgctgcaagcccgtctgctgcacccctgtgtgctgtaagcccgtctgctgcacccctgtctgctgcaagcccgtctgctgcacccctgtctgctgcaagcccgtctgctgcacccctgtctgctgcGAGGACTCCCCCTGCACAACCTCTTCATGCTGCCAGCCGTCCTGCtgcacctcctccccctgccagggaGACTGCTGTACCCCTGCGTGCTGCAAGCCCTGCTGTACCCCTGTCTGCTGCGAGGACtccccctgctcagccccctcctgctgccagcccagcccctgctgcagaCTCTCCTGCGTGTCCCTGCTCTGCCGCCTCATGTGCAGGCCCTcctgctgcacccctgtgtgctgcaagcccgtctgctgcacccctgtgtgctgcGAGGACtccccctgctcagccccctcctgctgccagcccagcccctgctgcagaCCCTCCTCCTGCGTGTCCTTGCTCTGCCGCCCCGTGTGCAGGCCCAcctgctgcacccctgtctgctgcAAGCCCAcctgctgcacccctgtctgctgcAAGCCCAtctgctgcacccctgtgtgctgcaagcccgtctgctgcacccATGTCTGCTGCGAGGACTCCCCCTGCTCACCCCCctcctgctgccagcccagcccctgctgcagaCCCTCCTCCTGCGTGTCCCTGCTCTGCCGCCCCGTGTGCAGGCCCGCCTGCtgtgcccctgcctcctcctgctgc CGCCCGGCCTCCTGCGTGTCCCTGCTCTGCCGCCCCGCGTGCCCCAACCCTGCCTGCTGCGGCCCCGCCTCAGGCCAGTCCTGCTGCTGA
- the LOC128315085 gene encoding keratin-associated protein 10-7-like isoform X1, with product MADPCCSRTCVIAASTLSVCSSDLSYGSRVCLPGSSDSCPDPSWQVDDCPESCCEPPCCAPAPCLTLLCGPSSPCQGDCCTPACCKPVCCTPACCKPVCCTPVCCKPVCCTPVCCKPVCCTPVCCEDSPCTTSSCCQPSCCTSSPCQGDCRTPARCKPICCTPACCKPVCCTPVCCKPVCCTPVCCKPVCCTPVCCKPVCCTPVCCKPVCCTPVCCEDSPCTTSSCCQPSCCTSSPCQGDCCTPACCKPCCTPVCCEDSPCSAPSCCQPSPCCRLSCVSLLCRLMCRPSCCTPVCCKPVCCTPVCCEDSPCSAPSCCQPSPCCRPSSCVSLLCRPVCRPTCCTPVCCKPTCCTPVCCKPICCTPVCCKPVCCTHVCCEDSPCSPPSCCQPSPCCRPSSCVSLLCRPVCRPACCAPASSCCTPASPCRPSCCRPASCVSLLCRPVCRPACCAPASSCRSSCCRPASCVSLLCRPVCPRPACCGPASGQFCC from the coding sequence ATGGCTGACCCCTGCTGCTCTAGGACTTGTGTTATTGCCGCGTCCACCCTGTCCGTCTGCTCCAGCGACCTGAGCTACGGCAGCCGCGTCTGCCTGCCCGGATCCTCGGACTCCTGCCCCGACCCCTCCTGGCAGGTGGACGACTGCCCAGAGAGCTGCTGCGAGCCCCCGTGctgcgcccccgccccctgcctgaCCCTCCTGtgcggcccctcctccccctgccagggaGACTGCTGCACCCCTGCGTGCtgcaagcccgtctgctgcacccctgcgtgctgcaagcccgtctgctgcacccctgtgtgctgcaagcccgtctgctgcacccctgtgtgctgcAAGCCCGTGTgctgcacccctgtgtgctgcGAGGACTCCCCCTGCACAACCTCTTCATGCTGCCAGCCGTCCTGTtgcacctcctccccctgccagggaGACTGCCGCACCCCTGCGCGCTGCAAGCCCATCTGCTGCACCCCTGCGTGCtgcaagcccgtctgctgcacccctgtctgctgcaagcccgtctgctgcacccctgtgtgctgtaagcccgtctgctgcacccctgtctgctgcaagcccgtctgctgcacccctgtctgctgcaagcccgtctgctgcacccctgtctgctgcGAGGACTCCCCCTGCACAACCTCTTCATGCTGCCAGCCGTCCTGCtgcacctcctccccctgccagggaGACTGCTGTACCCCTGCGTGCTGCAAGCCCTGCTGTACCCCTGTCTGCTGCGAGGACtccccctgctcagccccctcctgctgccagcccagcccctgctgcagaCTCTCCTGCGTGTCCCTGCTCTGCCGCCTCATGTGCAGGCCCTcctgctgcacccctgtgtgctgcaagcccgtctgctgcacccctgtgtgctgcGAGGACtccccctgctcagccccctcctgctgccagcccagcccctgctgcagaCCCTCCTCCTGCGTGTCCTTGCTCTGCCGCCCCGTGTGCAGGCCCAcctgctgcacccctgtctgctgcAAGCCCAcctgctgcacccctgtctgctgcAAGCCCAtctgctgcacccctgtgtgctgcaagcccgtctgctgcacccATGTCTGCTGCGAGGACTCCCCCTGCTCACCCCCctcctgctgccagcccagcccctgctgcagaCCCTCCTCCTGCGTGTCCCTGCTCTGCCGCCCCGTGTGCAGGCCCGCCTGCtgtgcccctgcctcctcctgctgcacccctgcctccccctgccggCCCAGCTGCTGCCGCCCGGCCTCCTGCGTGTCCCTGCTCTGCCGCCCCG
- the LOC128315089 gene encoding keratin-associated protein 10-7-like, which produces MAASTLSVCSSDLSYGSRVCLPGSSDSCPDPSWQVDDCPESCCEPPCCAPAPCLTLLCGPSSPCQGDCCTLRPVCCTPVCCKPVCCTPVCCEDSPCTTSSCCQPSCCTSSPCQGDCCTPVCCKPVCCTPVCCKPVCCTPVCCKPVCCTPVCCEDSPCSGPSCCQPSPCCRPSSCVSLLCRPVCRPTCCTPVFCKPVCCTPVCCKPVCCTPVCCEDSPCSGPSCCQPSPCCRPSSSVSLLCRPVCPRPTCCAPASSCCRPASCVSLLCRPTCPCPACCGPASGQSCC; this is translated from the exons ATGGCCGCGTCCACCCTGTCCGTCTGCTCCAGCGACCTGAGCTACGGCAGCCGCGTCTGCCTGCCCGGATCCTCGGACTCCTGCCCCGACCCCTCCTGGCAGGTGGACGACTGCCCAGAGAGCTGCTGCGAGCCCCCGTGctgcgcccccgccccctgcctgaCCCTCCTGtgcggcccctcctccccctgccagggaGACTGCTGCACCCTGCGT cccgtctgctgcacccctgtgtgctgcAAGCCCGTGTgctgcacccctgtgtgctgcGAGGACTCCCCCTGCACAACCTCTTCATGCTGCCAGCCATCCTGTtgcacctcctccccctgccagggagactgctgcacccctgtgtgctgcaagcccgtctgctgcacccctgtctgctgcaagcccgtctgctgcacccctgtgtgctgcaagcccgtctgctgcacccctgtctgctgcGAGGACTCCCCCTGCTCAGGCCCctcctgctgccagcccagcccctgctgcaggCCCTCCTCCTGCGTGTCCCTGCTCTGCCGCCCCGTGTGCAGGCCCACCTGCTGCACCCCTGTCTTCtgcaagcccgtctgctgcacccctgtctgctgcaagcccgtctgctgcacccctgtgtgctgcGAGGACTCCCCCTGCTCAGGCCCctcctgctgccagcccagcccctgctgcagaCCCTCCTCCAGTGTATCCCTGCTCTGCCGCCCCGTGTGCCCCCGGCCCACCTGCTgcgcccctgcctcctcctgctgcCGCCCGGCCTCCTGCGTGTCCCTGCTCTGCCGCCCCAcgtgcccctgccctgcctgctgcGGCCCCGCCTCAGGCCAGTCCTGCTGCTGA